The following coding sequences are from one Bufo bufo chromosome 2, aBufBuf1.1, whole genome shotgun sequence window:
- the LOC120992043 gene encoding gastrula zinc finger protein XlCGF17.1-like: protein MMGDPPCKSEVEEDIPGDVTTENPSKDFKGNAILLQNYNVEDEDILHRSSGENLSTVRSYNSTNYETISPDQTQIVTASTGQKGGKESTKSTGLFTQRIIQTEEKPYSCSECLKRFTEKSSLGRHMRTHTGEKPYSCTECGKRFTRKLSLVTHEKSHTGETPYSCSECGKCYSWKSEFVKHKRSHTGEKPYSCSECEKCFTWKSDLVKHERIHTGVKPYSCSECGKFFSKKSHLVRHEGIHTGKGQYSCSECGISFTCKSELVKHERIHTGEKPYSCSECGKCFTYKSYLVIHKRCHTGEKPYSCSKCGKCFTQKSNLATHERSHTGERPYSCSECGKCFTEKSHLVRHQRIHTIKF, encoded by the exons atgatgggcgatcccccgtgtaagagtgaggtggaggaggacattccaggagatgtcaccacag AGAATCCCAGTAAAGATTTTAAGGGAAATGCTATATTATTACAAAATTATAATGTAGAAGATGAAGATATCCTGCACCGTTCTTCAGGAGAAAATCTCAGTACTGTTCGGTCATATAATTCCACCAATTATGAGACAATTTCTCCTGACCAAACACAGATTGTTACCGCAAGTACAGGTCAAAAAGGGGGTAAAGAATCCACAAAAAGCACGGGTCTTTTCACACAAAGAATAATTCAAACAGAGGAGAAGCCatactcctgttcagaatgtTTGAAGCGCTTCACAGAGAAATCAAGTCTTGGTAGACAtatgagaactcacacaggagagaagccatattcttgtacagaatgtgggaaacgttttACACGGAAATTaagtcttgttacacatgagaaaaGTCATACAGGAGAgacgccatattcatgttcagaatgtgggaaatgttattCGTGGAAATCAGAATTTGTTAAacataagagaagtcacacaggagagaagccgtattcatgttctgaatgtgagaaatgttttacatggaaatcagatcttgttaaacatgagagaattcacacaggagtgaaaccatattcatgttcagaatgtggtaaattcttttccaaaaaatcacatcttgttagacatgagggAATTCATACAGGGAAGGGACagtattcatgctcagaatgtgggatcaGTTTTACATGTAAATCAgaacttgttaaacatgagagaattcacacaggagagaaaccatattcgtgttcagaatgtgggaaatgttttacatataAATCTTATCTTGTTATACATaagagatgtcacacaggagagaagccatattcatgttcaaaatgtgggaaatgttttacacagaaatcaaatcttgctacacatgagagaagtcacacaggggagaggccatattcatgttcagaatgtgggaaatgttttactgagaaatcacatcttgttagacatcagagaattcatacaATCAAATTCTAA